From the genome of Arthrobacter sp. ERGS1:01:
CTTCAGCATGAGGGAACCATGGATTGGGGTGGACATTGGCGGCACGAAGATCGCTGCCGGTCTAGTGGACGAAAACGGGACGGTGCTGGCCCGGGCCCAGCGGCCCACTCCGCACGGGGAGGTGGCCATAGCCGACGCCGTGGCCGGCCTGGTCCTTCAGCTCGCACCCGAGGTCGCCGGGACGGTGGTGGGAATCGCCGTCCCCGGCTATGTCTCGATCGACCACAGGAAGGTGTCCTACGCGGCAAACCTGGAACTTGAGAACACCATGCTGGCGGATTTGGTCGAGGCCAGGATCAACGTCGCGGCCCTGGTGATCAACGACGCAAACGCCGCGCTGTGGGCCGAACACAAGTTCGGTGCGGCCCGGGGCGTGCAGGACGTTGCCATGGTGACGGTGGGGACCGGGATCGGCGGGGGCTTGCTGGTGAACGGCAAGCTGGTAGTTGGTGCGCACGGCTGGGCCGGGGAAATCGGCCACATGGTGGTCGAGCCCGGCGGACGCCCCTGCGGGTGCGGCAGTCGCGGCTGCCTGGACCGGTATGCCAGTGGCAGTGTCCTGGAAACCGAGGCCCGGACCAGAGAAGATTTTGCCGAAATCGCCCACTGGCTCGGGTTTGGGCTGAGTCAGGTTTCGATGTTGCTGGATCCGGACCTCGTGGTGCTGGGCGGTGGAGTCAGTGCCGTTGGGGCGGCCCTGACTGAACCCACCCGTGAGCGGTTGGGTGAGCTTTTGGCCGAGCACGGCCGTGATTCCACGCCCCCCGTGGTCACGGCTCTGCTGGGTCCGGACGCCGGGTTCATCGGGGCGGCCGCCTACGCCGCCGATCATGTCGGCGTCCAGGGCATGGACGGCATCGGCGCCAATGCCGGCTAACAGGGCTTCCCACAAGGCTTTTCGATTGGAGAACAGGTGAGCAAACCCAATGTTGTTGTTGTCCTGGCGGACGATCTAGGTTGGGGCGACCTCTCATGCTACGGCGCTACCCGGATCCGCACGCCGCATCTTGACGCTTTGGCGGAGCGTGGTGTCCGCTTCACCGACTCGCATGCCTCGTCCGCCGTTTGCACCCCGAGCCGGTACAGCCTTATAACAGGGTCCTACCCGTGGCGGAGCCCGTTGAAGAGCGGAGTATTGGGCGGCCTAGACCCGGCCATTATCGATGCCGACGCACCAACCCTGCCCCGGGACTTCCTGAACGCCGGGTACAGCACCGGTGCGTTTGGAAAGTGGCACCTGGGTCTGGACTGGACCGGGCATGACGGCACCACCCGTGACGCATTCGCCCCCGGATTTGCCTCCGAGATGCAGGGCCACGGCCGCGACATCGACTACGGCATCCCGTTCAGGGGAGGGCCCACGGCGCTTGGCTTCGAGACGTATTTTGGCATTGCCGGGTCCCTGGACATGCCGCCGTACTGCTTCCTGGACCAGGACAAGGCTGTGGGGATTCCGCTGGAGGAAAAAACCGAACTTGTCACCTCCCAGCGCCCGGGGATGCAGAGTCCAGGCTGGCAGGACGACGCCGTCGACACCACGGTTGTTGCACGGGCTGCGGAGTGGATCCGCGCCCGGCGCGAGGATGGGCGGCCGTTCCTGGCCTATGTGGCCACGGCTGCACCGCACCGCCCGTGCGTGCCTCCGGAATTTGTTCGCGGCGCCACCGATGCGGGACCTCGCGGAGATGGGGTGGCCCTGGTGGACTGGATGGTGGGTCAGCTGATTGCAGCTCTGGGAGAGGACCTTGAGAACACCATCATCGTATTCACCTCGGACAACGGGGCGCCCACCATGTTCCCCGACGACGGCGACGTGGTCATCCACCGCCCCAACGGCCACTGGCGAGGGCAAAAGGCGGACGCCTGGGAGGCCGGGCACCGCGTACCGCTGATTGTGGCCGGGCCCGGGGTTGTTGCGAATAGGGTGTGCGAGGAACTCGTCAGCCTCATGGATCTTCGTGCCACCCTGGCCGAGGTTACGGCGGATCCGCCGGACTCAGCGGAGCTGACCGGCCCCGACGCTGTTTGGGCCGCCGGCGACGGTACCTCATTTGCCAAGCTCCTTCGCGGCGAGCTGCCCGGCACCGGCGCCTCCCGGGTGCTGGGCCACCAGGCATATGACGGCACCTTGGTGCTGCGCAGCGGGTCAGGAAAGGCAATCTTCGGGACAGGTTCGGGCGGTTTTTCTGAACCGGTGGGCCAACCCGACGATACGGGCCAGGGGCCAGGACAATTCTTTGACCTGGCCGAGGATCCCACGGAAACCGCCAATCTGTGGCCCCACCGGGCAGAACAGGCGCTTGACATGATTGAAACATTCGAACGCACCACCGGATTCATTCGAGGGACACGATGACAGAACTATCCACCACAACACACCGCCCCGACCCGTCCGAGGTGTGGTGCCCGCCGTTGGCACCACTGGCCGAGGGCGGCCTGGCCCGCCCGCGCATCGGCATCGCCGGCATCTCCATCGAGTCCAGCACCTTCTCCCCGCACGTCAGCGGCACGGAGGCGTTCACGGTGCGCCGCGGCGCGGAGCTGCTGGACTACTACCCGTTCCTCGATAGCGGCCGCGAGATGCGCGAGGCCGCCGACTGGGTGCCGCTCATGCATGCCCGGTCCCTCCCCGGCGGTGCCGTGGATCCGGAGCTGTACGTGGCGTTCCGCGATGAGATCGTTGAGCAGATCCGCAACGCCGGCCCCCTGGACGCCTTGTTCTTCGACATCCACGGCGCCATGAGCGTGGTGGGCATGCAGGACGCCGAAGGCGATCTGGCCCGGCACGTGCGCGCGGCCCTGGGTGAGGCCGTCCTGGTCTCCGCCTCCATGGACCTGCACGGCAACGTCTCCTTTGAGCTGCTGGAAAACGTCGACATCATCACCTGCTACCGCATGGCCCCGCACGAAGATGCCATGAACACGAAGGAACGGGCCGTCTTCAACCTGCTGACCAGGCTCCGGGCCGCGACCGGCGCGGACTTTGTCCGGCGCCGCCCGCTCAAGGCCTGGGTGCCGGTACCGGTACTGCTGCCGGGGGAAAAGACCAGCACCCGGATTGAACCGGCCAAGGGCATCTACGAGGAAATCCCGGCCGTCACCGAGCTCGACGGCGTCCTGGACGCATCCATCTGGATCGGCTATGCCTGGGCCGACGAGCCGCGCTGCCAGGCCTACGTCGTCGTGACCGGCGACGACGAGGCGGTCATCCGGCGTGAAGCGGAACGGCTGGCGCGCCTCTTTTGGGACGCGCGGGCCGATTTCGCGTTCGTGGCCGACACCGCAACGCTCGCGGACGGCATCGCCGCGGCCATCGCCCCCGACGCCCCGCGCCCGTATTTCCTTTCCGACACCGGCGACAACCCGACGGCCGGAGGCGCCGGAGACGTGACGTGGACGCTGGCCCGGTTGCTGGAAAGCGCGCCGCTGGCCGCCGCCGATGTGCGGCTTGTCCATGCCTCCATTTTCGACGCCGGCGCAGTGGCGTCGGCCGTCGCGGCAGGGGTCGGCGGCGCCGTGGACATCGAAGCCGGTGCCCGGATCGACCACAACGCGCACGGCCCGGTCCGGCTGCGCGGCACCGTCTACTCCATTGCCGAGGGCGACCCCACGGCGGGCACCCAGGCGGTCATTCAGGTGGGCAACGTATTCGCCATCCTGACCGAGCGGCGCAAGCCGTTCCACCACATCAGCGATTTCACCGTGTTGGGCCTGGACCCGGCCGAGTTTGACGTGATCGTGGTGAAGATCGGCTATCTTGAGCCGGAGCTCTTTGACGCGGCGGCGGGCTGGAAGCTGGCGCTCACGCCGGGCGGCGTCGACCAGGACCTGCTGCGCCTGGGCCACTCACACCTGGCCGACGGCGTGTACCCCTTTGTCGAAGACGGCGGCACACCCGCCCTGACCGCCGTGGTGCACCGCCGATGACCACGCCAATGACAACGTCCACGAAACCCGTCAATGACCTGGCCGCGCTGGAGATCGCCGTCCAGGATGCGGCCGGCGCACG
Proteins encoded in this window:
- a CDS encoding ROK family protein; amino-acid sequence: MREPWIGVDIGGTKIAAGLVDENGTVLARAQRPTPHGEVAIADAVAGLVLQLAPEVAGTVVGIAVPGYVSIDHRKVSYAANLELENTMLADLVEARINVAALVINDANAALWAEHKFGAARGVQDVAMVTVGTGIGGGLLVNGKLVVGAHGWAGEIGHMVVEPGGRPCGCGSRGCLDRYASGSVLETEARTREDFAEIAHWLGFGLSQVSMLLDPDLVVLGGGVSAVGAALTEPTRERLGELLAEHGRDSTPPVVTALLGPDAGFIGAAAYAADHVGVQGMDGIGANAG
- a CDS encoding sulfatase family protein; amino-acid sequence: MSKPNVVVVLADDLGWGDLSCYGATRIRTPHLDALAERGVRFTDSHASSAVCTPSRYSLITGSYPWRSPLKSGVLGGLDPAIIDADAPTLPRDFLNAGYSTGAFGKWHLGLDWTGHDGTTRDAFAPGFASEMQGHGRDIDYGIPFRGGPTALGFETYFGIAGSLDMPPYCFLDQDKAVGIPLEEKTELVTSQRPGMQSPGWQDDAVDTTVVARAAEWIRARREDGRPFLAYVATAAPHRPCVPPEFVRGATDAGPRGDGVALVDWMVGQLIAALGEDLENTIIVFTSDNGAPTMFPDDGDVVIHRPNGHWRGQKADAWEAGHRVPLIVAGPGVVANRVCEELVSLMDLRATLAEVTADPPDSAELTGPDAVWAAGDGTSFAKLLRGELPGTGASRVLGHQAYDGTLVLRSGSGKAIFGTGSGGFSEPVGQPDDTGQGPGQFFDLAEDPTETANLWPHRAEQALDMIETFERTTGFIRGTR
- a CDS encoding M81 family metallopeptidase, which encodes MTELSTTTHRPDPSEVWCPPLAPLAEGGLARPRIGIAGISIESSTFSPHVSGTEAFTVRRGAELLDYYPFLDSGREMREAADWVPLMHARSLPGGAVDPELYVAFRDEIVEQIRNAGPLDALFFDIHGAMSVVGMQDAEGDLARHVRAALGEAVLVSASMDLHGNVSFELLENVDIITCYRMAPHEDAMNTKERAVFNLLTRLRAATGADFVRRRPLKAWVPVPVLLPGEKTSTRIEPAKGIYEEIPAVTELDGVLDASIWIGYAWADEPRCQAYVVVTGDDEAVIRREAERLARLFWDARADFAFVADTATLADGIAAAIAPDAPRPYFLSDTGDNPTAGGAGDVTWTLARLLESAPLAAADVRLVHASIFDAGAVASAVAAGVGGAVDIEAGARIDHNAHGPVRLRGTVYSIAEGDPTAGTQAVIQVGNVFAILTERRKPFHHISDFTVLGLDPAEFDVIVVKIGYLEPELFDAAAGWKLALTPGGVDQDLLRLGHSHLADGVYPFVEDGGTPALTAVVHRR